The following coding sequences lie in one Komagataeibacter sucrofermentans DSM 15973 genomic window:
- a CDS encoding Hsp70 family protein: MSSIKPPHGVRLGIDFGTTNTVVVVLDAKGRPQPARFTFPHHPPTETCRTLLCLWHDEMQSRSASLHEAIGAAAVDAYLEDPAESRLIMSMKSYLAQSSFRQTRLLGQVMTLESLVARFLSCLMRMLDIDPAQVSATVGRPVHFAGARADDAFGEDRLRAGFAQAGFHHVDVALEPEAAGWHFAQRLTTPATVLVGDFGGGTSDFSILRFDPSSGQGAAPLGYAGVGIAGDQLDYRIIDNVIAPELGRNTTYRVMGGQPLPVPAEWYAALGRWHRLALMRTPQTLRDMGDVARTAAAPEKIQALIDIIEAQQGQALYRAIGQAKRELSSAQSATLDYEYGDVRIHRTITRAEFEGWIAPDLARFDEAVEAALERASLPAGSIDRVFLTGGTSFVPAVRALFTRRFGADKVDMGGEFVSVAEGLALMNG; encoded by the coding sequence ATGTCTTCCATAAAGCCCCCCCATGGCGTGCGGCTTGGCATAGATTTCGGCACGACCAATACCGTTGTGGTGGTGCTGGACGCCAAGGGCCGGCCACAGCCCGCGCGCTTCACTTTCCCCCATCATCCGCCTACCGAGACATGCCGCACCCTGCTGTGTCTGTGGCATGACGAGATGCAGTCCCGCAGCGCCTCCCTGCACGAAGCCATAGGGGCGGCGGCGGTCGATGCCTACCTTGAAGACCCGGCGGAAAGCCGCCTCATCATGTCCATGAAGTCGTATCTGGCGCAGTCGTCCTTTCGGCAGACGCGGCTGCTGGGCCAGGTGATGACGCTGGAATCACTGGTGGCGCGCTTTCTGTCGTGCCTGATGCGCATGCTCGATATCGACCCCGCCCAGGTCAGCGCCACCGTGGGGCGGCCGGTGCATTTTGCCGGTGCCCGCGCCGATGATGCGTTTGGCGAGGACCGCCTGCGGGCAGGGTTTGCGCAGGCGGGCTTCCATCATGTTGACGTGGCTCTCGAGCCTGAAGCGGCAGGCTGGCACTTTGCCCAGCGCCTCACGACTCCCGCCACCGTTCTGGTCGGTGATTTTGGCGGCGGCACGAGCGATTTTTCCATCCTGCGTTTCGACCCGTCAAGCGGGCAGGGTGCTGCCCCGCTGGGCTATGCGGGCGTGGGCATTGCAGGCGACCAGCTTGACTACCGCATTATCGATAACGTGATCGCGCCCGAACTTGGCCGCAACACCACCTATCGCGTGATGGGTGGCCAGCCGCTGCCGGTGCCAGCCGAATGGTATGCAGCGCTGGGGCGGTGGCACCGGCTGGCGCTGATGCGCACGCCCCAGACACTGCGCGACATGGGCGACGTGGCCCGCACCGCCGCCGCGCCAGAAAAGATACAGGCGCTGATCGACATCATCGAGGCCCAGCAGGGCCAGGCGCTGTATCGCGCCATAGGGCAGGCCAAGCGGGAACTGTCGAGCGCGCAGAGTGCTACGCTGGATTATGAATATGGCGATGTGCGCATTCACCGCACCATAACCCGCGCGGAATTCGAAGGCTGGATCGCGCCCGACCTTGCGCGGTTTGATGAGGCGGTGGAAGCCGCACTGGAACGCGCCAGCCTGCCCGCAGGCAGCATTGACCGCGTGTTCCTGACTGGCGGCACATCATTCGTGCCCGCCGTGCGCGCGCTGTTCACCCGCCGCTTTGGTGCCGACAAGGTGGATATGGGCGGTGAGTTCGTATCCGTGGCGGAAGGGCTGGCGCTGATGAACGGGTGA
- a CDS encoding DUF333 domain-containing protein yields MMNPFPTPARRGLMQLAALGAIVLLGACTARHGPARAARIGMPNPASAYCQHLGGRLELRTSPQGTSGWCHLPDGSVMEEWALFRRDHSAGRP; encoded by the coding sequence ATGATGAACCCATTCCCCACTCCGGCCCGCCGTGGCCTGATGCAACTTGCAGCCCTTGGCGCCATCGTTCTGCTTGGTGCCTGTACTGCCCGTCATGGCCCGGCACGGGCGGCGCGGATCGGCATGCCCAACCCGGCTTCCGCCTATTGCCAGCATCTTGGCGGCAGGCTTGAACTGCGCACGTCCCCACAGGGCACGAGTGGCTGGTGCCACCTGCCTGATGGTAGCGTGATGGAGGAATGGGCCCTGTTCCGCCGCGACCATTCCGCCGGGCGGCCGTGA
- a CDS encoding sugar porter family MFS transporter has product MNDDTLKHDDLSYRDSVQQGRRNAFLFAGAAGLAGLMFGLDTGVIAGALKFMGLDLGANERAQEWIVSSLMLGAAGGSLLAIPVSHYRGRRGAMFYAGLLFLLGTALCSLAPSIPIMIAGRVCLGIGVGFASFSAPLYIAEITEKSQRGTMISLYQLVITAGMLLALLSDSLLSYGGHWRWMLGILAVPTVIFILATTQVPYSPRWLAMRGRRREARGVLQKVRGSRERANNELDRIEQNLRKTRGNGLALLKTSAGFRKTLALGMALQIFQQLAGINILLYYAPHLLEHLGFSVQSAVWCTTLLGLANMVATGAAIMLIDRWGRRPLLLISTLMASFSLCAFGFVLFAHVGGSMGSIAIIALLVLFTLGYALGEGPVPWTMCTEIQPLQGRGLAIACSTFANWITNWLISNVFLSIMSLIGDYGIFWLLAGFNAVFFLISYFLVPETRGCSLEDIEQRVKAGYPLREIGQPVRPSATMQSGRE; this is encoded by the coding sequence GTGAATGACGATACTCTGAAGCATGATGACCTGTCCTATCGGGACAGCGTGCAGCAAGGACGTCGGAACGCTTTTCTCTTTGCCGGGGCGGCCGGGCTTGCCGGGCTTATGTTTGGCCTCGACACCGGGGTGATTGCCGGGGCGCTCAAGTTCATGGGGCTCGACCTTGGGGCCAATGAGCGCGCACAGGAATGGATTGTCTCCTCGCTCATGCTTGGCGCGGCAGGGGGGTCGCTTCTGGCCATCCCGGTTTCGCATTATCGGGGGCGGCGGGGGGCGATGTTCTATGCCGGGCTGCTGTTCCTGCTTGGCACTGCGCTGTGTTCGCTTGCCCCGTCCATTCCCATCATGATTGCAGGCCGCGTCTGCCTTGGCATCGGGGTGGGTTTCGCATCTTTTTCAGCGCCGCTCTACATTGCCGAAATTACGGAAAAGAGCCAGCGCGGCACGATGATTTCGCTCTACCAGCTTGTCATCACGGCCGGGATGCTCCTTGCCCTGCTGTCAGACAGCCTGCTCTCCTATGGCGGGCACTGGCGGTGGATGCTGGGCATTCTGGCCGTGCCGACGGTAATTTTCATTCTGGCCACGACACAGGTGCCTTATTCACCGCGCTGGCTGGCCATGCGGGGGCGCAGGCGCGAGGCGCGTGGCGTGTTGCAAAAAGTGCGTGGATCGCGGGAGCGCGCCAATAATGAACTCGACCGGATCGAGCAGAACCTGAGGAAAACCAGGGGAAACGGCCTTGCACTCCTCAAAACCTCCGCCGGGTTTCGCAAGACACTGGCCCTGGGCATGGCGCTTCAGATCTTCCAGCAACTCGCGGGCATCAATATCCTGCTGTATTATGCCCCGCATCTGCTTGAACATCTTGGTTTTTCGGTGCAGTCGGCGGTGTGGTGCACGACACTGCTCGGCCTTGCCAACATGGTGGCGACTGGTGCGGCCATCATGCTGATTGACCGCTGGGGCCGTCGCCCGCTGCTGCTGATCAGCACGCTCATGGCCTCTTTCAGCCTGTGTGCATTCGGGTTTGTGCTGTTTGCGCATGTGGGGGGCAGCATGGGCAGTATTGCCATCATCGCGCTGCTGGTGCTGTTCACGCTGGGCTATGCCCTGGGCGAGGGGCCAGTGCCGTGGACCATGTGCACCGAGATCCAGCCCCTGCAGGGGCGCGGGCTGGCCATCGCATGTTCCACCTTCGCCAACTGGATAACCAACTGGCTGATCAGCAATGTTTTCCTGTCCATTATGAGTCTTATCGGGGATTACGGCATCTTCTGGCTTCTGGCCGGTTTCAATGCGGTTTTCTTCCTGATCAGTTACTTCCTTGTGCCTGAAACGCGGGGCTGCTCGCTTGAAGATATCGAGCAGCGGGTCAAGGCGGGCTACCCCTTGCGCGAAATCGGGCAGCCGGTTCGTCCGTCAGCCACCATGCAGTCAGGACGTGAGTAA
- a CDS encoding energy transducer TonB — protein sequence MRPTHLATVVDSDATLCLSVKHSRHASKLVRHTLKQVITDSPPYRQAHHLPPVIPHPAHNEGRVEKDAFCPLSPVFRHEKWKIVYILKKVAHEPRPGWVSYSYKENVDISAAIFDKYGYNQEPARPHKKSMPAPPVIKRPTPIDLWIQRHLSYPQAASSAGIEGYTTVRVWIMPQGKVRSVRFIKSSGNILLDNATMNMFTGERLPVNRHGKMVNHIDFTVHYAASSQNKYF from the coding sequence ATGCGCCCGACCCATCTGGCGACAGTGGTGGATTCAGACGCCACGCTGTGCCTCTCTGTCAAACATTCGCGGCATGCATCAAAACTGGTCAGGCATACCCTGAAGCAGGTCATAACAGATAGCCCTCCTTACAGGCAGGCGCATCACCTGCCGCCCGTGATCCCGCATCCTGCGCACAATGAAGGCAGGGTGGAAAAGGATGCATTCTGTCCCCTTTCCCCCGTTTTCAGGCATGAAAAATGGAAGATCGTCTATATTCTAAAAAAAGTTGCCCATGAACCCAGACCAGGCTGGGTCAGCTATAGCTACAAGGAAAACGTGGACATAAGCGCCGCGATATTTGATAAATATGGTTACAATCAGGAACCCGCTCGACCGCATAAAAAATCCATGCCGGCACCGCCTGTAATCAAACGCCCCACCCCAATTGATTTATGGATCCAGAGGCATCTGTCTTACCCCCAAGCCGCAAGCAGTGCAGGGATTGAAGGCTATACAACCGTAAGAGTGTGGATCATGCCACAGGGTAAAGTCAGGTCGGTGCGTTTTATAAAATCTTCGGGCAATATTCTTCTTGATAACGCAACCATGAATATGTTTACAGGAGAGAGGTTGCCAGTTAATCGACATGGTAAGATGGTTAATCATATTGATTTTACAGTTCATTACGCTGCATCAAGCCAAAATAAATATTTTTGA
- a CDS encoding energy transducer TonB — protein MILQFITLHQAKINIFELFLGHFFNMATTLEKKIYHNSSILLLLYFLAGCSHYRTPDPMRPAHLATVLRSDSLCRSIEHSRHASELLAASINKGITKSPTYMHDHNLPPGTYNRPSVTANVQKEKRCKLVVTFKNEDIKVQYSLQKVAHTNENGSLTYSYPETILFHDDFMKKYGYDHAVMEPDQQAGAPDRPTSENGDRISLWIRQHMVYPPEARQAGIEGYTAVKFWLSRQGDIRSLRFIKSSGNILLDNATMNMFMGKKIPVDPRQKIPSPLNIKINYYLAPSH, from the coding sequence TTGATTTTACAGTTCATTACGCTGCATCAAGCCAAAATAAATATTTTTGAATTATTTTTAGGACATTTTTTCAATATGGCCACAACATTAGAAAAGAAAATATATCATAATTCATCTATACTTTTATTATTATATTTTCTGGCAGGATGCTCCCATTACCGGACGCCAGACCCCATGCGCCCTGCCCATCTGGCTACGGTTCTAAGATCTGACAGCCTCTGCCGCTCCATCGAACATTCCCGGCATGCATCTGAACTGCTGGCTGCTTCCATTAATAAGGGCATTACCAAGAGCCCCACTTACATGCACGACCATAATCTGCCGCCCGGCACTTATAACAGACCATCCGTTACAGCCAATGTTCAGAAAGAAAAACGCTGTAAGTTGGTCGTTACGTTCAAGAACGAAGATATCAAAGTTCAGTACAGCCTGCAGAAGGTTGCGCACACAAACGAAAATGGTTCGCTGACTTACAGCTATCCTGAAACAATTCTGTTCCATGATGATTTCATGAAGAAATATGGCTATGACCATGCCGTGATGGAGCCAGACCAGCAGGCTGGGGCACCTGACCGACCAACATCTGAAAATGGCGACAGGATCAGTCTGTGGATCCGTCAGCACATGGTCTATCCGCCTGAGGCGCGTCAGGCCGGGATTGAGGGTTATACAGCCGTAAAATTCTGGTTGTCGCGGCAAGGCGACATCCGGTCTCTGCGGTTTATAAAATCTTCGGGCAACATTTTGCTCGATAACGCCACCATGAACATGTTTATGGGAAAAAAGATTCCGGTTGACCCGCGACAGAAAATACCATCGCCTTTAAATATAAAAATAAACTATTACCTTGCTCCATCACATTAA
- a CDS encoding glycosyltransferase family 2 protein gives MQPDRPLVAAIPVRNEAERIGPCLLALGRQHAARLTHVVVLLNNCTDATLHTVQAISGRLPFALHVVERTYPPLIAHAGTARRAAMTHAAELAGPEGIMLTTDADAVVAPDWLDQTLAAFAKGADAVCGRALIDPVEAACLPACLHDDDRAETAYATMLDRIHDLADPDLHDPWPRHVEHSGASIAVRAGPYHRAGGIPAVPLGEDRRFLAALRRVDAAIRHAPDVWVSVSGRVAGRARGGMADTMARRLIRQDEMLDENLEPAMACLHRAQARAALRPLWGHPMRHGPWRARGEKLARQLMLPATALIEVCAEPFFGLAWDRLVAASPLLRRHPVRRAGLVVEHQHAARIVRRLLHAQAPVQPALGE, from the coding sequence ATGCAGCCTGATCGCCCCCTTGTTGCGGCCATTCCCGTGCGGAACGAGGCCGAGCGCATCGGTCCCTGCCTGCTCGCCCTCGGTCGCCAGCATGCAGCACGCCTGACCCATGTGGTGGTGCTGCTCAACAACTGCACCGATGCGACATTACACACCGTACAGGCCATAAGCGGCAGGCTCCCTTTTGCCCTTCACGTGGTTGAACGCACCTATCCGCCCCTGATTGCCCATGCCGGCACTGCACGGCGCGCAGCCATGACGCATGCGGCTGAACTCGCGGGGCCAGAAGGCATCATGCTCACCACCGATGCCGATGCCGTGGTGGCGCCGGACTGGCTGGACCAGACGCTCGCCGCTTTTGCCAAGGGAGCCGATGCCGTATGTGGGCGCGCGTTGATCGACCCGGTGGAGGCCGCGTGCCTGCCCGCCTGCCTGCATGATGATGACCGGGCGGAAACTGCCTATGCCACCATGCTCGACCGTATCCATGACCTAGCCGACCCTGATTTGCATGATCCGTGGCCACGGCATGTCGAGCATTCGGGAGCCAGTATTGCGGTGCGGGCTGGCCCGTACCACCGCGCAGGCGGCATTCCCGCCGTGCCACTTGGCGAGGACCGGAGGTTTCTGGCCGCCCTGCGCCGCGTGGATGCCGCCATCCGCCACGCGCCTGATGTGTGGGTGAGTGTATCAGGCCGGGTCGCGGGGCGCGCGCGCGGCGGCATGGCCGATACCATGGCCCGCCGCCTGATCCGGCAGGATGAAATGCTCGATGAAAACCTGGAGCCCGCCATGGCCTGCCTGCACCGCGCCCAGGCCCGCGCGGCCTTGCGCCCGCTATGGGGCCACCCCATGCGCCATGGCCCCTGGCGGGCGCGGGGCGAAAAACTCGCGCGTCAGTTGATGCTGCCCGCCACCGCCCTGATCGAGGTCTGCGCGGAACCGTTTTTTGGACTGGCATGGGACAGGCTGGTGGCTGCAAGCCCCCTTCTGCGCCGCCATCCTGTCCGGCGCGCGGGCCTTGTAGTCGAGCACCAGCACGCTGCCCGGATTGTGCGACGCCTGTTGCACGCGCAGGCACCGGTTCAGCCTGCGCTTGGTGAGTAA
- a CDS encoding class I SAM-dependent methyltransferase has product MSGASWPRAVFERIHAASSDPWGVGSRPYERDKYRHTLALLAGQRFHHALELGCSIGAMTALLARQCDHLLAVDVAEAALAQARRRCAGLDGVTFCRGQLPDGFPGLPAASCDLIIISELLYFLSRADITRLATHCLRVRQPQAPILLVNWTGPTDTPCNGNEAARCFIATCLAAGMQVTHTQHHPHYRLDMLGAVAQQNTQ; this is encoded by the coding sequence ATGAGCGGGGCAAGCTGGCCACGCGCCGTGTTCGAGCGCATTCATGCAGCCAGTTCCGACCCGTGGGGGGTGGGAAGCCGCCCGTATGAGCGCGACAAATACCGCCACACCCTTGCGCTGCTGGCGGGGCAGCGGTTCCATCATGCGCTGGAACTCGGGTGTTCCATTGGGGCCATGACCGCCCTTCTGGCACGGCAATGCGACCACCTGCTGGCCGTAGATGTGGCCGAAGCCGCCCTTGCGCAGGCACGACGCCGGTGTGCGGGGCTGGATGGAGTGACGTTTTGCCGGGGACAGTTGCCTGATGGTTTTCCTGGCCTGCCAGCGGCGTCGTGTGACCTCATCATTATTTCGGAACTGCTGTATTTTCTCTCGCGTGCCGATATTACGCGGCTTGCCACCCATTGCCTGCGCGTGCGGCAGCCACAAGCCCCCATCTTACTGGTCAACTGGACCGGCCCGACCGACACGCCATGCAATGGCAACGAGGCCGCCCGCTGTTTTATAGCCACGTGCCTTGCCGCCGGGATGCAGGTCACACATACCCAGCACCACCCCCATTACCGGCTGGACATGCTGGGCGCTGTTGCACAACAAAACACTCAATAA
- a CDS encoding PIG-L deacetylase family protein, protein MKAASLHAAWRSLPLAPLPIIAPGTALILAPHADDESLGCGGLIAACCQAGRPPIVVIVTDGAASHPRSRQWPAPRLREQRRQEALRALACLGLEAERVVFLNQPDAATAHEGPVFDHLVRDLASLAMQHGCATVFAPSRLDPHCDHEAVWKMGLALHHHHALRLLAYPVWGWLLAAETELDHAPPVGLRLDIAPYRALKARAVSAHESQYGGLITDDPTGFSLPASLLAALITDFEVFLAP, encoded by the coding sequence ATGAAGGCGGCCAGCCTGCACGCAGCGTGGCGCAGCCTGCCATTGGCCCCCCTGCCCATTATTGCGCCCGGCACGGCCCTGATCCTGGCCCCGCATGCTGATGATGAAAGCCTGGGCTGTGGTGGCCTGATTGCCGCGTGTTGCCAGGCCGGGCGGCCGCCAATTGTCGTGATCGTAACCGATGGCGCGGCCTCGCACCCCCGTTCGCGCCAGTGGCCTGCCCCGCGCCTGCGGGAACAGCGGCGGCAGGAGGCCCTGCGCGCGCTGGCCTGTCTGGGGCTGGAGGCGGAGCGCGTGGTGTTCCTGAACCAGCCGGATGCAGCGACTGCGCATGAGGGGCCGGTTTTTGATCATCTCGTGCGCGATCTGGCCAGTCTGGCTATGCAGCATGGCTGCGCCACGGTTTTCGCGCCCTCACGGCTTGATCCGCATTGCGATCATGAAGCCGTATGGAAAATGGGTCTTGCCCTGCACCACCATCATGCCCTGAGGCTGCTGGCCTATCCGGTCTGGGGCTGGCTGTTGGCGGCGGAGACAGAGCTTGACCATGCGCCACCCGTGGGGCTGCGGCTTGACATCGCGCCTTACCGCGCCCTCAAGGCGCGTGCCGTCAGCGCGCATGAAAGCCAGTATGGCGGCCTGATTACCGATGATCCCACCGGCTTCAGCCTGCCTGCCAGCCTGCTGGCGGCGCTGATAACGGATTTTGAGGTTTTTCTTGCACCATGA
- a CDS encoding acyl-CoA dehydrogenase family protein, which produces MSFPFEALAACRAELEAEASANDAQAVFPTHGLMRLRALGVFSAALPLAFGGCWPDAAPEAATGLLRLLRLVGQGSLALGRVVEGHVNALRLVSRYGSPAQCAAIAADVREGALLGVWVTDGAHPLQLEQTAQGLILRGQKAFASGAGHVTRALVTARTQAGTTVMLLVAVGQDCVIHPSIGGLSGMRGAGTGQCDFAGLSVAPDSLIGQAGDYLRQPEFSAGAWRTIAVALGGIERLTTVLREQLAARGRAQAPAQQARIGRALIAAQTALDWTRRAALVATVQDRYEAGDITATVNLARIAVERAGLEVIELLQRGLGLSAFIKTNVAERLTRDLATYLRQPAPDEALCEAAAWFTHRDLPPTEAFP; this is translated from the coding sequence ATGAGTTTTCCCTTTGAAGCCCTGGCAGCCTGTCGTGCCGAACTTGAGGCGGAGGCCAGCGCGAACGACGCGCAGGCGGTTTTCCCCACCCATGGCCTGATGCGCCTGCGGGCGCTGGGCGTCTTTTCCGCAGCGTTGCCACTGGCGTTTGGCGGCTGCTGGCCCGATGCAGCGCCCGAGGCCGCCACGGGCCTGCTGCGTCTGTTACGGCTGGTGGGGCAGGGCAGCCTGGCGCTTGGCCGTGTGGTGGAAGGGCATGTCAACGCCCTGCGCCTTGTCAGCCGTTATGGCTCTCCGGCCCAATGTGCCGCCATCGCCGCCGATGTGCGCGAGGGCGCGCTGCTTGGCGTATGGGTGACCGATGGCGCGCATCCCCTGCAGCTGGAACAGACCGCTCAGGGCCTGATCCTGCGCGGGCAGAAGGCCTTTGCCTCAGGCGCGGGGCATGTAACGCGGGCGCTGGTTACGGCCCGCACGCAGGCGGGCACGACGGTCATGCTGCTCGTTGCTGTGGGGCAGGACTGCGTCATCCATCCCTCCATCGGCGGACTGAGCGGCATGCGGGGGGCAGGCACGGGGCAGTGCGATTTCGCGGGCCTGTCGGTTGCGCCAGACAGCCTGATCGGGCAGGCGGGTGACTATCTGCGCCAGCCGGAATTTTCAGCCGGGGCATGGCGGACTATCGCCGTGGCCCTTGGCGGGATCGAGCGGCTCACCACCGTGCTGCGCGAACAGCTTGCCGCGCGCGGGCGGGCGCAGGCTCCGGCCCAGCAGGCGCGCATCGGTCGGGCACTCATCGCGGCCCAGACCGCCCTGGACTGGACCCGCAGGGCCGCCCTGGTGGCTACGGTGCAGGACCGTTACGAGGCGGGTGATATCACCGCCACCGTCAATCTGGCGCGGATTGCGGTGGAGCGGGCAGGGCTGGAGGTGATTGAACTGCTCCAGCGCGGGCTGGGGCTTTCGGCCTTCATCAAGACAAACGTGGCAGAACGGCTGACCCGCGATCTGGCCACCTATCTGCGCCAGCCCGCCCCGGATGAAGCATTATGCGAGGCGGCTGCATGGTTCACGCACCGCGACCTGCCGCCCACGGAGGCTTTTCCATGA
- the dgt gene encoding dGTP triphosphohydrolase, producing the protein MHWNTLLNTERLNDPDYRQEEHRPAYMQDMDRILFSPPFRRLANKTQVHPLYDNDHVHHRLIHSLEAATVGHSLGTEVGSWLADDLKELTADQVKVVAGLVQTACMAHDIGNPPFGHSGEEAIGSWFKEKFATDHDIMDEITPAQRVEFNAFEGNAQGFRILTRTEMYRNQGGMRLALGSLGAFTKYPVSAPVRLLAGAEGVVEGAPYIGLKKYGFFENDVPTFAHVAAELGLRRTDVRDGSGQVVGSWWRRHPLAFLMEAADDICYNIMDLEDAYLAEDISFEVATDLLGALTAHSRRDYPERSRADVVSIYRAKAISGAIGACVEAFRDNYAAIMAGDFPRSLVEASRLGDEFQAIRQVARTEIFNAARKTELEVYGRNVVYRILDGLLPLLNELRAVEWDSTRLSAYHAQVVRALRLPVAHVTNAYDALHALTDFVSGMTDRYAVKVADIVGRR; encoded by the coding sequence ATGCACTGGAACACGCTTCTTAACACCGAACGCCTGAACGACCCCGATTACAGGCAGGAAGAGCACCGCCCCGCCTATATGCAGGACATGGACCGGATTCTGTTCTCGCCGCCCTTCCGCAGGCTGGCGAACAAGACCCAGGTTCACCCGCTTTATGATAATGACCATGTGCATCACCGCCTGATTCACAGCCTTGAGGCCGCAACGGTGGGGCATTCGCTGGGCACCGAAGTGGGGTCATGGCTGGCCGATGACCTCAAGGAACTGACCGCCGACCAGGTCAAGGTGGTGGCGGGCCTGGTGCAGACGGCATGCATGGCGCACGATATCGGCAACCCGCCTTTCGGTCATTCCGGGGAAGAGGCCATCGGATCGTGGTTCAAGGAAAAATTTGCCACCGACCACGATATCATGGACGAGATCACGCCCGCGCAGCGGGTCGAGTTCAATGCCTTTGAGGGGAATGCGCAGGGTTTTCGCATTCTCACCCGTACCGAAATGTACAGGAACCAGGGCGGCATGCGGCTTGCGCTGGGTTCGCTCGGGGCTTTTACCAAATACCCGGTTTCAGCGCCTGTCCGGCTGCTTGCGGGGGCTGAGGGCGTGGTTGAGGGTGCGCCTTATATCGGCCTCAAGAAATATGGGTTTTTCGAGAATGATGTGCCCACGTTCGCCCATGTCGCAGCCGAACTCGGGCTGCGGCGCACCGATGTGCGCGACGGCAGTGGGCAGGTTGTCGGCTCATGGTGGCGGCGGCACCCGCTGGCCTTCCTGATGGAGGCGGCGGATGATATCTGCTACAATATCATGGACCTCGAAGATGCCTACCTTGCGGAAGATATCAGCTTCGAGGTGGCAACCGATCTGCTTGGCGCACTCACGGCCCACTCGCGCAGGGATTACCCCGAACGCAGCCGTGCCGATGTCGTCTCCATCTATCGCGCCAAGGCCATAAGCGGCGCGATTGGTGCGTGCGTGGAGGCGTTTCGTGACAATTACGCGGCCATCATGGCAGGAGACTTCCCGCGTTCGCTTGTCGAGGCCTCACGGCTTGGCGACGAATTTCAGGCCATAAGGCAGGTAGCGCGGACCGAGATCTTCAACGCGGCGCGCAAGACGGAACTTGAGGTTTACGGGCGCAATGTCGTCTACCGCATTCTTGATGGCCTCCTGCCATTACTCAATGAACTCCGGGCCGTGGAATGGGACAGCACCCGGCTGAGCGCCTATCATGCACAGGTGGTGCGCGCCCTGCGGCTGCCGGTCGCCCATGTCACCAATGCCTATGACGCCCTGCATGCACTGACCGATTTCGTATCGGGCATGACCGATCGCTATGCCGTGAAGGTGGCCGATATTGTGGGCCGGCGCTAG
- a CDS encoding DUF523 domain-containing protein: MKPNLLISGCLAGLPVRYDGSARPLLEHSLARWKAEGRVMVCCPETQAGLMTPRPPAEIAQGRDGAAVLDGLGHVHEATGQDVSAPFVAGAHLALAMVRQHHCTLALLMDGSPSCGSSFIYDGTFSGTRHAGMGVTAALLRRYGVSVYAPAQFALVAARMD; encoded by the coding sequence ATGAAACCAAACCTGCTGATCAGTGGCTGTCTTGCAGGCCTGCCGGTGCGCTATGATGGCTCGGCCCGCCCCCTTCTGGAGCACAGCCTGGCACGATGGAAGGCGGAAGGACGCGTGATGGTCTGCTGCCCCGAAACGCAGGCTGGCCTCATGACCCCCCGCCCTCCGGCTGAAATTGCGCAGGGACGCGATGGCGCGGCCGTGCTTGACGGGCTGGGTCATGTTCATGAAGCGACAGGGCAGGATGTATCGGCCCCGTTCGTGGCGGGTGCTCATCTTGCACTAGCCATGGTCCGGCAGCATCACTGCACACTGGCGCTGCTTATGGATGGCAGCCCCTCCTGTGGCAGCAGCTTTATTTATGATGGCACGTTTAGCGGCACGCGCCATGCCGGAATGGGGGTAACCGCAGCACTCCTGCGCCGCTACGGGGTGAGCGTGTATGCACCGGCGCAGTTTGCGCTTGTCGCAGCCAGAATGGATTGA